CATACCAGATTGCGCCGGATTTTCGTTCGTCATCAAGGCGCGACAACAGGCGCATAGTGGATCTATGTCACTGTTGTCACAACACAGAGGACGGACGAAAAGACAAGCAGGATGGTATGTCATTTGACAGAAATCGCCTAAACCCGACAGGCTCCTGGACATCCGCTCCGCCGCCAGCAACCTGCCGGAGGGGGATGAGTTTGGGGCGCCCCATCGCGCCGCAGTCGAGGCCGATCCTTGACCGAACCAGCCAGAGTTTATCAGTACCTGAGCGCAATCTGTAAAGCGAATATCGACCAGTACTGTTCGATATCGGCAGGATTCGGATTGTCTTCGAGCGGCAACCATGCGGTACCGTTGACATAGTGATATTCCGCCCTCGCCAGGAGCCAGCGATTGAATCGCCAGGTGGCGCCGGCCGTCATGTCTTTGGCGAAGCGATAGAAATTCGGCACTCCCGTCTGCGCCTCGAACTCCTTACCGTCACGATCGCCGCCGTCGGTGAACAGTACGTCATAGCGCAGGAAGGCCTCCCACTTCGGGGTGAACCGGTACAACCCCTCGACATAGGCGCTCTCCCCTATCGTGGTTGCGGAGGATCCGCCGAATCCGTCCCTGGTAAATCCCCGGGGACCGAACTCGCTGGTCAGACTCCATTTCTCCGCGTTGTACTGCGCGGAAAAGATGATCGGAAAAAACGTGATATCTCCCGCGGGCAGGGGATCAGACGGTCCACCCGGTTCGTAATGCTGCTTTTCCAGTGCCCCGGAGACGGCGAGCCGCAAGCGCCCGCCGTCGCGCTCGTAAAGAAGCCTTCCCAGAAAGGAGAGATCGCCTACGAGCTCGCCGGGGTGATCAGAACCGAGCAGCGCGCCCTCCACTCCCGTAGCCCCTGCCCTGGGATAACCGACGCCCGCCTGGAGGTAGAAATCGCCCCATTTCGAATAATAATCGCCGTAGAGCTGCCCACCGTCGGCCGAGAGCGCGAGGTCCCGGGTCCGGTCGAAGTAGATGGACTGGGGCAGAAGGATACTGGGACGCGTGAACGCCACATCGCGCGTCTCGTTGTAAAAACCCAGGGGATTGAGGAGCCGTCCCCCCCGCACGCCTACCTTGTACTCAGGGGTCGAGAATGGCGAGTAGTCGATCAATCCGTAGTCGAGCCGCACGCTGCCGTCGTCGGTGTTGCCCGCCAGGCGATACGTCCCCTGCCCGGCCAGCAGGATATCGTTCCGCGGACGCCACGACCCGTTGAGGCCGAACTCCCGAAAGTCGAATGAGACGTGGTGGTCCGTATCGCCGAACAGATTGTTTGCCGAGGTGATGACCGCGTTCTGGGCGGCAAACACGTGGATCTGGAAGTTTTCCGGCAGGGGGTTCTCCGCCCGGGATACCGTGGTCGCGGTCATTGCAAGTAGCGCCAACACGACGCCGGCAGGGGACAGAACCCGCAGCCCATTCCCGGGGACCGAACCCTTCTCCGACCGAAATACCGCGCCCGGCCCCCCTCTGCCGGCCAGCCATGACGAACAGGCTCCCCTCATGGCTTGTCCACCCTGACGACCGCAACCTCGTTGTCGATCCAGTCTTTCGGAAGGTATCCGATCGCGCCCGGCGTGGCGGCGACCCGTTCGTGCATTTCGTCCAGGGTTTTCACCCTGGACGGGGCCTGGCCCGTACCGGAGAACACGAGCCGGTCCCACGCCTGCTCGAGTTGGTATGGAAAAATATTCAGCTTGTTCTTGGCAAAGTGGCCGTGGATGTCGGACCCGTCGTCCAGCACGTAGACACGAATCGGGGAGCCGTCGGGCCACGTCGACTGACGCATGCCGAAGATTGACCGCAACGTGTTTACGTCAAGCGTCGTTACGGAGATGTCGGGGTTTACAACGACCTCCTGGGCAAACCCCGGCCCTACGATGCCGCAAAGCACACAGATCACCAGAGAACAGATACCCTGTCGGGCAGCCGTCGGGAGGGATTGCCGGGCAGGTCGAACCGGGTTCACGCGGTCAGTTCTCCGGCGGCGGATACAGTCGACCGCCCTCCGTAAGCAGATCCCAGATATCCCTGTGTTTGTGATAGGCCTTCGCATTGATATCCGAGACCACGCCCAGGTAGGGCCTGCGCTTGCCGTGATATTCCACAACCGGACCGATCGGCAAGAGATCCAGCCCAAACCGGGACAGCAGGCGATTCAGACCGGGCTCCATCCCCGCCAGCCAGTGAGTGACGTTTCGTTCGGCGGTCAACCGGAGCGCGGCCGCCATCAGGCCCAGGACCGGATGAGGAAAGGTCGGACGACCCTCTCGCCCTCGTCCTTCCCTGATGTTTAGATCGTTACCGAAGCGGGAGGATCTCTCGTCCTTGCGCTGGCGAAACCGGGCGCTCAGAATCAATCGCGAGATTTCCGCCGTGGTTTCGCGCGGCAGGTCTCTCATCAGATCGACGTCGATCCGGTTCCCGGCAAATTCCTCCAGGGGAAACGGAAGCGCGGCATCTTCGGGGTTGGGCAGCACAAGACGAACCGCGCCAGCCACCGCCAGGGTCGGCCGGTGACGCAACATGCAATGAACGGAGTGCGGATCGAACTCGTCACGCTCCCTGCCGTCGGGGTAGCGCCATTCCTCGAAATCCGGCAAATGGATCTCGTGGCAGTAGACCTGGTAGCGCAGGCGAAATACCTCGTCCAGCAGCTCCGGTGTCGCTGCTGGAACTACCTCAAAATAATGTGAGAAAGCGGATTTCAGGTCGTTCATGACGGCCCTTGTTATCTGCGCGTAATTTGTATTCTAGCCTATACACTCCGTAAACTTGGCGGATCCCGGCTCCATCCTCGGGGAGAAGGCGATGAATCCCTCATCGCATTGGTCACCCGACAAGCCCATCGCGTCGTTCCGGGGTTAGGCTTCGCCGCTGTCTACCCACTGCTGCACGGCGGACGCGACACGATCGACCCCCCGCTATGCATAGAGCCCGTGTTCACGCGTCTCCTGAAACCGGATCTCCGGCCACTTCTCCTCGGTCATCTGCAGGTTGATGCGCGTCGGGGCGATATAGACCAGATCCCCCGCGTGATCGAGCGCGAGGTGCGCCGCCGCCTTGTCTCTGAAACGCTGCAGCATCTCCGCGTCTTCGCAAAGAATCCAGCGCGCCGCGTTGACATTGACGGGCTCGAAGAAGCAGTCGGCGTTGTACTCGGACTGCAACCGGTGGGCGACCACATCGAACTGCAGCACGCCCACGGCTCCCAGAATCAGATCGTTACCGATCAGGGGCCGAAACAACTGCGTGGCGCCTTCCTCGCAGAGCTGGATCAGCCCCTTCTGCAACGCCTTGAGCTTCAGCGGGTCCCTGAGCTGGGCGCGGCGGAACAATTCGGGCGCGAAATTCGGGATTCCTGTGAAGGCGAGTTCTTCGCCTTCGGTAAAGGTGTCTCCGATGCGGATGGTGCCGTGGTTGTGCAGTCCGATGATGTCCCCGGGGTATGCCGTATCAACGTGTTCGCGGTCGGAGGCCATGAAGGTTAGCGCGTCCGACACCTTGACGTCGCGGGCGATGCGGACATGCCGCAGTTTCATTCCCTTGCGAAACGACCCCGAGCAGATCCGCACGAAGGCGATACGGTCTCTGTGCTGCGGGTCCATGTTCGCCTGGATCTTGAACACGAATCCGGTGAAGCGGGGCTCGTGCGGATCCACGTCCCGGCTGCGCGTGTTTCCCTTCAACGGCGCCGGCGCATCAACCACGAACCGGTCGAGCAGTTCCCGAACACCGAAATTGTTGATTGCCGAGCCGAAGAACACGGGTGTCTGCCGCCCCGCGAGATAATCGTCGAGGACGAACTCGTGACTCGCCCCCCTTACCAGTTCGATCTCCTCGCGCAACTCCCCGGCCTGCGGACCGAGGACCTCGTCCAGTCGGGGATTGCCCAACCCGTCGATGACCTCCCCCTCCTGGACCCGTCCGCCGTGCGCCGGTTTGAACAGATGGACGCGATCGTCGGCAATATGGAATACCCCCCGGAACCGCTTGCCCATCCCGATTGGCCAGGTCACCGGCGCGCACTGAATGTCTAGGACCGACTCGATCTCATCAAGCAGTTCGATCGATTCGCGGCCCTCCCGATCCAGCTTGTTGATGAAGGTCATGATGGGCGTGTCCCGCAGCCGGCACACCTCCATCAGTTTCACGGTACGCGCCTCGACCCCCTTGGCGGCATCGATCACCATCAGGGCCGAATCGACCGCCGTCAACGTGCGGTAGGTGTCCTCGGAAAAATCTTCGTGACCGGGCGTATCGAGAAGATTGACGATCCGCTCATGATACGGAAACTGCATCACGGAACTGGTCACGGATATGCCGCGCTGCTTTTCCAGCGCCATCCAGTCCGAGGTCGCATGTCGCGACGCCTTGCGTCCCTTGACGGTACCCGCGAGCTGGATGGCCCCACCGTAGAGCAAAAGTTTCTCGGTCAGGGTGGTTTTCCCCGCATCAGGATGAGAGATGATGGCGAAGCTACGCCGTTTCCCCGTTTCTTCGGTGTGGGTGGACATATCCGTTCTATCGAAATGGCAAACCGGGGATTATACCCGCCGCATCGCACCGGCCGGAATCGCGGCGCTCCCCGAAGCGGGTGGCGCAGGCAGCTTCGCACCCACCACAGCGGACAACGCTAGAGGACACGCGCGAACACCAGTGCGTCCTCGCGTCCGGTTACCGAGGGGTAGTAACCGCGTCGCCGGCCGATCTCGCAGAAACCTTCTGACAGATACAGGCCGATCGCCGGTTCGTTCGATTCCCTGACCTCCAGGAACACCGTATCGGCGCCCTGGAGACGCGCGACGCTCAGCAGCCGGCGCAGCAGCGTACGGCCAATGCCTTGGCCGTGTCGATCCGGACGGACGCAGAGGTTCAGGATGTGGCACTCGCCGGCCCCGAGAGACAAAATGCCGTAGGCCAGGATCTCTTTCCCCGAGTGGCATACCAGGCCGGAGTATCCCCACCGCATGCAGTCCCTGAAGATCCCTTCCGTCCAGGGATGCGCATAGGCGCGGGACTCGATCTCCAGGATTGCCCGCAGATCCACCGGGCGCATCGCACGAATGATGAAGTCCGGGGCCCTGACGGCGGCGCTCACCGAACGTTTTCTCCCGTTCTGTCGTTCACGGGGCATCATCTCGCCTGTACAGTTCGGACACCGGAAACCCGCTGCTCAGACCTTCGCCAGCAGCAGCGAGCGCGCCATTCGCAGATCCTCCCAGGCCTTACGCTTTTCGGTCGGGCTGCGCAGCAGATACGCCGGATGGTAGGTCACCACGACGGGAATCCCGGTCTCCTCGTACTGATGCGGCCTGCCGCGCAGTTGCGAGATCGGTCGATCGGTCTGCAGGAGGTTCTGGGAGGCCACGCGTCCCAGTGTCACGATAATCCCGGGGGACAACAGCGCGATCTGCCGCCGCAGATAGGGTCGGCACCTGAGAGACTCTTCCGGCGCTGGGTCCCGGTTACCGGGGGGGCGGCACTTGAGGATGTTCGCGATATAGACCGCCTCGCGCCGATAACCCAGCGCCCGGATCATGTTGGTCAGAAGCTGGCCCGCACGACCGACGAACGGCTCTCCCTGACGGTCCTCGTCGGCGCCGGGCGCCTCCCCGATGAACAGCCATCGCGCCTCGCGGTTCCCGGTACCGAACACCGTCCGCTTGCGGGTACGATGCAGGGCACAGAGGGTGCAGGACGGAACCGTCCGCTGCAGATCGTCCCAGTCCATCGATTCGACGGTCGGTTCGCCTGGCGCCCGAAGCACCGGGTCCGACGGCGGGAGCGTCGCGGCACTCCCATGTTCCGGCGCACCTGGCGGTCGAACCACCTCCCGCGGGGGTGTAGCTGCCGAAACATCTCCCGGTTTCCTGCGCACCCAGACCGGGACCCCAAGGGCCTCGAGGTAGGCGAGTTGGCGGAGATCGGGTTCCGGCGCCGACACCTTATCGATCCCCAATGCCACGGCCCGCCATACCCGCACACCCCGTGTACACGATTCTCATGGCGGCGGCCTCAGATATGCTCAATCTGGGGATGGGCCCGCCGCACCCGTTGCGCAAGCTTGTTCAGGGCGTTGAGATAGGCCTTCGCCGAGGCGATGACGATATCGGTATCGGCCCCCTGCCCGTTGACGATACGCCCGCCCTTCTCCAGGCGGACCGTCACCTCGCCCTGCGCATCCGTGCCCCCGGTGATGGCGTTGACGGAATAGATCTGCAACGACGCCCGGCTGTCGACGATCGACTCGACTGCCTTGAATGCCGCATCCACCGGACCGCTGCCCTTGGATTCACCGCTGGTCTCGTCGCCCTCGGCGGATAGGGTGACGATCGCATACGGGACCTCACCAGTCTCCGAACACACCTTCAGGGAAACCAGCCGGTAGAGGTCCTCGTAGGTCGCCGACTCGGTCTCCGACACCAGCGTCTGAAGGTCCTCATCGTAGATATCGTGCTTCTTGTCCGCGAGAACCTTGAACCTGGCAAACGCATCGTTCAGCTCCTGCTCAGAGGAGAGCTCTATACCGATCTCCGCCAGCCTGGCGCGAAACGCGTTCCGCCCTGAATGCTTGCCCAGCACGATTCGGTTCTCCAGCCAGCCGACGTCCTGGGCGCGCATGATCTCGTAGGTCTCGCGCGACTTCAGCACCCCGTCCTGATGGATTCCGGATTCGTGGGCGAATGCGTTCGCACCGACGATCGCTTTGTTGGGCTGAACCGCAAACCCGGTGACCGTCGAGACCAGTCGTGAGGTCGGCACGATCTGCGTCGTATCGATTCGCGTATCGCAGGGAAAGACATCCTGGCGCGTGCGGACGGTCATTACGATCTCCTCCAGCGAGGCGTTCCCGGCCCGCTCGCCGAGCCCGTTGATCGTACACTCGACCTGTCTCGCGCCGTTGAGAACCGCGGACAGCGAGTTGGCCACCGCGAGACCGAGATCGTTGTGGCAGTGCACCGAGAAGACCGCCTTGTCCGAGTTGGGTACGCGCTCGATCAACTGGGCGACCAGTTCGCCGAACTGCTGCGGAATGTTGTACCCGACCGTGTCGGGGATATTGATCGTCGTGGCCCCTGCATCGACCACGCTCTCGATGACCCGGCACAGGAAATCGGGTTCCGATCGCCCGGCATCTTCCGGCGAGAACTCGATGTTGTCCGTGTACCGGCGCGCCCGCTTGACTGCGGAGACCGCCTGATCGACGACCTGGTCCGGGGTCATGCGCAGCTTGGATTTCATGTGGATCGCAGACGTGGCGATGAACGTGTGTATCCGCGCGCGCTCGGCGTTTGCCAGCGCCTCGCCGGCTCGATCGATATCCTTGTCCAGCGCCCGGGCGAGCCCGCATACCGTGCTCTCACGAACCGTCTCCGCCACCGCCTTGACGGACTCGAAGTCCCCCGGACTGGCGATGGGAAATCCTGCCTCGATCACATCCACCTGCATCCGCTCCAGCGAACGCGCGATGCGAATCTTCTCATCCCGAGTCATCGACGCCCCGGGACTCTGCTCCCCGTCCCTCAAGGTCGTATCGAAAATGATCAACTGCTCTTTTGCCGTCATGTCGGTCCTCTGCTTGTCCTGAGGGCCGCACACGGGAAAGTTGCCGGTGCGACCGATTCTGAATGGGATTGAATGCTGTGCGTAAAGCCTCGCCAGGCGAATATGTGCCGCTAGTGCGGCAGTCGAAGGACGGACAGCAGTTCTGAAGCACCGGGGAACGACGAGAAGCGTTTGCCGCACGGGGACGGCAACGGGAAATGGACAACCCTGAACGCGAAATGGAGCATTGGTTTAATATAGGCCCTTGTCACCCAATTGCCAAGGATTCTCCATCACTTGCTCGGCGTGGATGTCTTGGGTCTGCACCTGCGCAGGCGCAGCAGATACAGCACCGGACCCGACAGCGCGTAGACGGCGAACCCGGTGAACAGGACCTTGGGTGGGTCCATGGCGGTGAACATGAACGCCAGGACGATGGCCAGGACCGCGAGAAACGAAACGCGGTGTCGCGGATGGAAGTCCTTGAAGCTGTAGTAGCTGAACCGGCTCACCATCAGGCTGCCAGCGGCGATGACGAGCAGGAATGCCAGAACCCTGCCGTCTTCCCCCGGAATGCCCAGGTCGTGCCAGACCCATACCATCCCCGTGGTCAAGGCCGCGGCAGAAGGGCTCGGCAGACCCTGGAAGTATCGCTTGTCGGACACACCGGACAGGGTGTTGAACCGCGCCAGCCGCAACGCCGCGGCCGCCGTGTAGAAAAACGCCGCCAGCCAGCCCAGTTTGGCCCAGCCCCAGCCAACACTGTTCATGTAAACCAGCGCCCATTCGTACAGGACAAGGGCGGGCGCCAGCCCGAAGGACACCATATCCGACAGGGAATCGTACTGCGCGCCGAACTCGCTGGAGGTGTTGGTCCACCTCGCGATCCTGCCGTCCACGCCATCGAGCAGCATGGCAACGTACACGGCGACAGCCGCGGCTTCGAAGCGCCCCCCCATCGCTGCGACGATCGCATAAAACCCCGCGAACATCGCGGCAGTTGTGAAAAGGTTCGGCAGCAGATAGATCCCCCTGCGGGCACCGCCGTTTTCTTGCTGTTCCGCCATCAGATCGCTTCTACCCTCGCCCCGGGGCACAACGGATATATACCCGTCACGGACAGGTTTCCCCGGCATTCGCACGCCCTCTTCGTCCCGTGGCGGCGTTGCGATTCCTTGCAATAGAGCGGCTATTACGCGTCATCGCGCCTTGCCACGAAACGAATATGACACGCACTTTCTCGTGAAAACCTGTCCGCGACGGGTATAGACCGCTGATGCCAGCGCAACGCAGCAGCGAACGGGGATGGACCGGCCGCCAGCGCGAAGGGCATGTTGGCGGGGTCTGTCAATTCCTGGATTTATCCACGATCCTGCGTTCGCTGATCCAGGGCATCATTGCACGCAGGCGCGACCCGACCTCCTCGATGGGGTGTTCCGCCGACAGACGGCGACCCGCCTTGAGTACCGGCGCGCCAGACTGGTTCTCGAGTATGAACTCGCGCGCGAACTCGCCGTTCTGGATCTCCTTCAGGATTCGCCCCATCTCCGCTTTTGTCCCGGCGTTCACGACCCGGGGCCCGCGCGTCATGTCGCCATACTCGGCCGTATTCGAGATCGAGTAACGCATGTTTGCGATGCCGCCCTCGTACATCAGGTCGACAATGAGCTTCAGTTCGTGCAGGCACTCGAAGTACGCCATCTCGGGGGCGTATCCCGCCTCTACCAGCGTCTCGAAGCCCGCCTGCACCAGCGCGGTAGCCCCGCCGCACAGGACCGCCTGCTCTCCGAACAGGTCAGTCTCCGTCTCCTCACGGAACGTCGTCTCGATGATGCCTGCACGGCCTCCACCGTTGGCCGACGCATACGACAGGGCAATCTCCTTCGCCTGACCGGAAGCATCACGGTAGACCGCGATCAGACTTGGAACGCCGCCCCCTTCGGTATAGGTCGACCTGACAAGATGCCCCGGGCCCTTAGGCGCCACCATCAACACATCGAGATCCTCTCGCGGTGCAATTTGCTGGAAGTGGATATTGAACCCATGGGCAAACGCCAGTGCGGCGCCTTGTCCGATATTCGGCTCGACCTCGTCGCGGTAGAGGGCGGCCTGATGCTCGTCGGGCGCCAGGACCATGACCAAATCCGCCTCCCGCACCGCCTCCGGGATGGACTTGACCGTCAGTCCGGCACCGATCGCCTTGGCCTCGGAGGCAGATCCCGGTCGCAGACCGACGGTCACCTCTACCCCGGATTCCTTGAGATTGTTCGCATGGGCATGGCCCTGGGAGCCATAGCCGATAATCGAGACGCGGCGCTCCTGGATGACCGAAAGGTCGACGTCTTTGTCATAGTAGATATTCATCTCCATTCTCCTTAGTGCTGTTTGCGCAGGCTCCCGCGGACTACCGAGTCACGGAAATCCTGCGAATCTGCTTCATCCGGGATGACGACAGAAACCGGGGCCACGGCAGGGCTACCGGCAGGCAACGGGACACACTGTGCCGTTGACCGGAAATGCCTAGTATTTCAGGACGGCATCGCCCCTGGCGATCGCCATGACACCCGAACGGACCACTTCAAGGATGGATCGGGAACCCAGCGCCCGGATCAATGCCTCCAGCTTCGCGCCAGTTCCCGTCAGCTCGATCGTGTATGTCTTCTCGTCGACGTCGATGATACGTCCTCGAAAGATGTCGGCCAGGCGCTTGATCTCCTCACGATCCTCTCCACGGGCAATCACCTTCAGCAGCATCATTTCCCGCTCGATGTGATCGAACTCCGTCATGTCCATCAGTTTCACGACATCGACGAGTTTGTTGAGTTGCTTGACAATCTGGGAAATCACCTCTTCGCTACCGCTAGTGACAACCGTCATGCGAGACAGCGACGGATCATCGGTGGTTGCGACGGTCAGTGACTCGATATTGTAGCCGCGGGCAGAGAACAACCCGGAGACACGCGAAAGCGCGCCTGCTTCATTCTCGAGCAGCAGGGATACTATGTGCCTCATCGAATCATCATAACGCCAGACGCGGGGTCTTCCGGGACACCTGCCGCCAATCTCCATGCAGGCATCGGACCCCTGGTTGAAAAGGTAACGGAGGCGGGGTTCGTGCCGGCTCCCGGTCCGTGGCCTGGAGCGGTTCGTAGTACCCGGGAAAACACCGCGTGAGTATCGGTGTGTCGTTGATTCACAGAGGCTGCCATGCCACCCGGTCTGCGCGCGATCGGTGTACGCGATGCCTCTCACCTCATCGACGGTTTTTCCCGATCGCCCGCATCACCAGAAATCCAGGCTGGCCAGTTCGGGCCCCGGCGTACTCGCAGAAACGGAGAATGCCGGGACGATCGCCGCCAACACCGGGTACGTGGCTGATGGTCCGCCATCCAACCGGCGCGGTCCGGACCACGCCGGAAGTGCGCTTCAGGACTTCTTCATCAGGAAATAGAATTTCCCACCTTCCTCGCGAGAATCCATCAACTCGTTGCCAGTCTGCTTTGAAAATGCCTCGAAATCCTTCACTGAACCGGGATCCGTGGCAATGATATGAAGCACCTGGCCCGATTCCATGCCGCCCAGAGCCTTCTTTGCCCTGAGTATCGGCAAAGGACAGTTCAGCCCGGTCGCGTCCAGTTCCTGGTCAAAGTCCGCCATGTTCCACTCCTTAACTGATGTTATTGCCTTAAATTAGTGTATTACCGAAAACTCCGGTTGGGCACGAACTTATATTCGATGCCTTGTCAAAACGCAAGGGAACCGGTCATCGGGAAGGGACTTACCCTAGCTTCTCATCAGGCCGCGTTGGAGTAATTCGGAGTGCCCAACGTATTTCCGGATGAAACCCACGCGAACACACCACCTTTCAGGTTGTACACGTCGGTGAATCCGTGCTGGGTCAGGAATGCCGCGGCCTGAAAAGACCTGGCACCGGTTCGACACACGAATACGGCCGGATTGTCGCCGCTGATCCCCTCGGCGACCTCTATCATCTTCAAAGGCAGCAAATGCAGCGGCAACAGTTCCGATCCGGCGATCAGGCCGCGACCGGTTTCCATCGGTGAACGCACGTCGATGAGCCTGATATTTCGACCCTCGTCCATCCACTGCTTGAGCGTAGCGGTATCGATTTCCCGTACCGGATCCATGTTGAAAAGCACCCCTTGAGTATATTAGATATTGTTAATATTTTACAATCATTTGAGTGCTTCGTACACCTGAACTCGCGTATGGAGTTCGACGGCCGTACACCGTCAAGACTACCGCTCGACGTGTGTCTCCCACCCGAACCGGACTCGGACTCGACGCCGAGCGATGCTGCGGTTACAGTGACACGTTGATCAGCAATATGCTTTCAAGCGATCGTGGCTTTCAAGAGACTGGGCGTCAGGTCGCTTCAACCGGCCACGGACCAATAGCCGCGGGCCGCAGTAGCTATGCGCCGCGTGGTCATCCGGTGTGCGGACTCGCCGACGCCATGTCATGTCCGGCCCCCCCCCCTGGGAAGCCGGCCTCGATGCGGATTCCCCGTTTGGGCCATTTTCACAATGAAGACCTATGATCAGACCGGACACATTCACCTGACAGTCCATGCCGACTTCCGGATACATCTCGCGCTGGCTCAAGGTTGTCATCGTGTCGCTCGCGTTCTGCTTGCCAGCGACTGAAAACCCGATCGCCGAGGAACGGGACATCGTGCTTCCCGATATCGGGGATCCGGCCAGTGCCGTACTGAGCCGAGCCGAGGAACGGCAGCTCGGCAAGATCATTCTCGGCCAGATCAGGAACTCATTCCCCATCGTCGAAGACCCGGAACTGAACACCTACATCCAGTCCCTGGGTACTCGCCTGATCACCGAAGGACTGGACTCCGACCTCGAGTTTCATTTCCTTCTGATCGACGATCCCAGCATCAACGCATTTGCCACCCCGGGGGGTGTGATCGCGGTACACACCGGACTCCTTACGGGCGCCTCGAACGAGAGCGAACTGGCCGGCGTTGTTGCGCACGAAATCGCGCACGTGGAACAACGCCACATGGCGCGGACCTACGCCAATGCCGGCACGATAAACATCGCCACCGCGCTGGGCGTGCTGGCATCGATCGCCGCCGGCATGCTGGACCCCAACCTCGGGGCCGCGGGCATCCAGGGTACGCTTGCGGCATCCGCCCAGGCGCAACTGGCGTTTTCCCGCTCTAACGAACGCGAGGCCGACCGGTTAGGGATGCAACTGTTGACCGCAGCCGGCTACAACCCCAACGGCATGCCGAGCTTCTTCGAAAAGCTGCAGAAAGCCAACCAGCTGAACGCGGGACCGACGCTCGAGTTCTTGAGTACCCATCCCGTTACCCTGAGTCGGATCAGCGACACCCGCAACCGGGCCGAACAGCTCATCACACAGGGCAGGCGGCAATATCTGGACGATACGGAAACCTTCCAATACGCCAAGGCAAGACTTGTCGCCCTTGGCGTCTCCCCGACCGCGCTGATCGACAAGGCCAGAAAGAAGGAACTGGACCGAACCGAGTCCTATGCCTATGCCATCGCACTGACTCGCAACGGCGACACGGACGAGGCCATCGCCATACTGAACCGTCTGCTCCAGACCGACCCGGATAACCTATGGTTGCAGCTGGCCCTGGCACAGGCGTATATGAAGAGCTGGCGCCTGCCCCAGGCCGTTGAACTGCTGCAGGACATTAATGACATCTACCCCAACCAGGAAGCGGTGGTCTACTATCTCGCCCAGAGCCTGCTGGACCAGAAACGGGGGGGCGAAGCCCTGCGTGTACTTGATACCATTCCCGTCAAGCGCGTCAGCAACCCCGCACTGTACAAACTGCGGGCGGAAGCTGGCGCCCAGGCCGGACAACCCTGGCTCAGTCACGAGGCCCTGGCGGATTACTACCTGCAGTACGGCCACTACAGCGCGGCCCTGGAGCAACTGGAACTGGCGCTTCAGGGTCAGGGTATCAATCCCGTTGCGCAGGCCCGGATTCGTGCAGAACGCAAAGAGCTGAAGGAACTGGCGGAGAAATAGCAACAGCCCTACTTTCAGGGGTCGCCAGCACCCTTGCTAAACGCTTTTTTAGCTGTATCCTTAGTTGGATTACGCTCGGGTATTCTACGCAGCAACGCGCCGGATATCTATCCGGGGCTGATTGTG
The Gammaproteobacteria bacterium DNA segment above includes these coding regions:
- a CDS encoding sulfurtransferase TusA family protein, with product MADFDQELDATGLNCPLPILRAKKALGGMESGQVLHIIATDPGSVKDFEAFSKQTGNELMDSREEGGKFYFLMKKS
- a CDS encoding M48 family metalloprotease produces the protein MPTSGYISRWLKVVIVSLAFCLPATENPIAEERDIVLPDIGDPASAVLSRAEERQLGKIILGQIRNSFPIVEDPELNTYIQSLGTRLITEGLDSDLEFHFLLIDDPSINAFATPGGVIAVHTGLLTGASNESELAGVVAHEIAHVEQRHMARTYANAGTINIATALGVLASIAAGMLDPNLGAAGIQGTLAASAQAQLAFSRSNEREADRLGMQLLTAAGYNPNGMPSFFEKLQKANQLNAGPTLEFLSTHPVTLSRISDTRNRAEQLITQGRRQYLDDTETFQYAKARLVALGVSPTALIDKARKKELDRTESYAYAIALTRNGDTDEAIAILNRLLQTDPDNLWLQLALAQAYMKSWRLPQAVELLQDINDIYPNQEAVVYYLAQSLLDQKRGGEALRVLDTIPVKRVSNPALYKLRAEAGAQAGQPWLSHEALADYYLQYGHYSAALEQLELALQGQGINPVAQARIRAERKELKELAEK
- the ilvN gene encoding acetolactate synthase small subunit; the protein is MRHIVSLLLENEAGALSRVSGLFSARGYNIESLTVATTDDPSLSRMTVVTSGSEEVISQIVKQLNKLVDVVKLMDMTEFDHIEREMMLLKVIARGEDREEIKRLADIFRGRIIDVDEKTYTIELTGTGAKLEALIRALGSRSILEVVRSGVMAIARGDAVLKY
- a CDS encoding rhodanese-like domain-containing protein codes for the protein MDPVREIDTATLKQWMDEGRNIRLIDVRSPMETGRGLIAGSELLPLHLLPLKMIEVAEGISGDNPAVFVCRTGARSFQAAAFLTQHGFTDVYNLKGGVFAWVSSGNTLGTPNYSNAA
- the ilvC gene encoding ketol-acid reductoisomerase, encoding MNIYYDKDVDLSVIQERRVSIIGYGSQGHAHANNLKESGVEVTVGLRPGSASEAKAIGAGLTVKSIPEAVREADLVMVLAPDEHQAALYRDEVEPNIGQGAALAFAHGFNIHFQQIAPREDLDVLMVAPKGPGHLVRSTYTEGGGVPSLIAVYRDASGQAKEIALSYASANGGGRAGIIETTFREETETDLFGEQAVLCGGATALVQAGFETLVEAGYAPEMAYFECLHELKLIVDLMYEGGIANMRYSISNTAEYGDMTRGPRVVNAGTKAEMGRILKEIQNGEFAREFILENQSGAPVLKAGRRLSAEHPIEEVGSRLRAMMPWISERRIVDKSRN